A genome region from Bradyrhizobium commune includes the following:
- a CDS encoding branched-chain amino acid ABC transporter permease, protein MNTAFLIQLLVNGLVVGTLYGVVAMSFVLIYKATQVVNFAQGELLLVGAWVCWALLAKYQVPFWIGMPMTLVFMFVFGIAIQVLILRPMIGEPIISVIMVTIGLSTVLQATLKWMFGVNPQPFPRVFESQSVALFGLQIQTVYVMSLVVSLAMMIGMAWFFRASKYGLAMRATAFNQQVAQSLGISVKSVFAMAWAISATVSAVAGVVVAVVNGVSSGLAAYGIKVFPAAILGGLDSVGGAVLGGIIIGLLENIAQYVDSQYLHWGNLYEIAPFYVLIIVLMIKPYGLFGTHDIERI, encoded by the coding sequence ATGAACACCGCCTTCCTTATCCAGCTCCTGGTCAACGGCCTCGTCGTGGGCACGCTCTATGGCGTGGTCGCGATGTCGTTCGTGCTGATCTACAAGGCGACCCAGGTCGTCAATTTTGCGCAAGGCGAGCTGCTGCTGGTCGGCGCCTGGGTGTGCTGGGCGCTGCTCGCCAAATACCAGGTGCCGTTCTGGATCGGCATGCCGATGACGCTGGTGTTCATGTTCGTGTTCGGCATCGCGATCCAGGTGCTGATCCTGCGGCCGATGATCGGCGAGCCCATCATCTCCGTGATCATGGTGACGATCGGCCTCTCCACCGTGCTCCAGGCCACGCTGAAATGGATGTTCGGCGTCAACCCGCAGCCGTTCCCGCGGGTGTTCGAAAGCCAGTCGGTCGCACTGTTCGGCCTCCAGATCCAGACCGTCTACGTCATGAGCCTCGTCGTGTCGCTCGCGATGATGATCGGCATGGCCTGGTTCTTCCGTGCCTCGAAGTACGGCCTAGCAATGCGCGCGACGGCGTTCAACCAGCAGGTTGCACAGTCGCTCGGCATTTCCGTGAAGAGCGTGTTCGCGATGGCCTGGGCGATCTCGGCGACGGTCTCGGCAGTCGCCGGCGTCGTCGTCGCAGTGGTCAATGGCGTGTCGTCCGGCCTCGCCGCCTACGGCATAAAAGTGTTTCCAGCGGCGATCCTCGGCGGGCTCGATTCCGTCGGCGGCGCGGTGCTCGGCGGCATCATCATCGGCCTGCTCGAGAACATCGCGCAATATGTCGACAGCCAGTATCTGCATTGGGGCAATCTCTACGAGATCGCGCCGTTCTACGTTCTCATCATCGTGCTGATGATCAAGCCCTACGGCCTGTTCGGCACCCACGACATCGAGCGGATCTGA
- a CDS encoding branched-chain amino acid ABC transporter permease, protein MAGPALIPAGDFRTSYAADTTIFPTTTSRNFAILGVLLLCLVPQLLGGYWLSILIQIGIFSIAALGLNILVGFTGQISIGHAAFFLFGAFTSAYISNNTPIPVFFAIPLAGVVTALVGLIFGIPAARLKGLYLVIATLAAQYILLDFFSRAEWFSGGSVPASAEPFSIFGYTLRGDRQYFYVVLAYVLASYILVTNLMRTRDGRALVAIRDHYLSAEIMGINLTKYRTLSFGLAAFFAGIAGALYAHYQLVVSQEGFGIERSILFLAMIIIGGTGSIMGTLMGTAFVVLLPESMEFISLSLKGGAIDKALSLNNNLTFLREIAIGAIIIVFLMFEPDGLAHRWRQIKAYWKLYPFSH, encoded by the coding sequence ATGGCCGGCCCTGCCCTCATCCCTGCTGGTGATTTCCGCACCTCCTACGCGGCCGACACCACGATCTTCCCGACCACGACCAGCCGCAACTTTGCGATTCTCGGCGTGCTGCTGCTCTGCCTCGTGCCGCAATTGCTCGGCGGCTACTGGCTGAGCATCCTGATCCAGATCGGCATCTTCTCGATCGCAGCACTCGGCTTGAACATCCTGGTCGGCTTCACCGGGCAGATCTCGATCGGGCACGCCGCCTTCTTCCTGTTCGGCGCCTTCACCTCGGCCTACATCTCCAACAACACGCCGATCCCGGTGTTCTTCGCGATCCCGCTCGCCGGTGTCGTCACCGCGCTTGTCGGCTTGATCTTCGGCATTCCGGCGGCGCGGCTGAAGGGGCTCTATCTCGTCATCGCGACGCTTGCCGCGCAATATATCCTGCTCGACTTCTTCTCCCGAGCCGAATGGTTTTCCGGCGGCTCGGTGCCCGCGAGCGCCGAGCCGTTTTCGATCTTCGGCTACACGCTGCGCGGCGACCGGCAGTATTTCTACGTCGTGCTGGCCTATGTGCTCGCGAGCTACATTCTCGTCACCAATCTGATGCGCACGCGCGACGGCCGCGCGCTGGTGGCGATCCGCGACCATTATCTCTCCGCGGAGATCATGGGCATCAACCTCACCAAATACCGCACGCTGTCGTTTGGGCTGGCCGCCTTCTTCGCCGGTATCGCCGGCGCGCTCTACGCGCACTACCAGCTCGTGGTCTCGCAGGAAGGCTTTGGCATCGAGCGCTCGATCCTGTTCCTCGCCATGATCATCATCGGCGGCACCGGTTCGATCATGGGCACGCTGATGGGCACCGCCTTCGTGGTGCTGCTGCCGGAATCGATGGAGTTCATCAGCCTGTCGCTCAAGGGCGGCGCGATCGACAAGGCGCTCTCGCTCAACAACAACCTCACCTTCCTGCGCGAGATCGCGATCGGCGCGATCATCATCGTCTTCCTGATGTTCGAACCCGACGGGCTCGCACACCGCTGGCGGCAGATCAAAGCGTACTGGAAACTCTACCCGTTCTCGCATTGA
- a CDS encoding ABC transporter substrate-binding protein translates to MKTKSLLSTASLAFAIAAFSAGAQAQIVIGHLEDRSGGTADVGTPFGQAVADTFAWVNKNGGVGGKQLNVDTNDYGYQVPRAIALYKKWSAPDSKVAAIMGWGTADTEALTGFLAQDKIPDMSGSYAAALSDPEGTSGKAKPAPYNFFYGPTYSDALRAMLMWAADDWKAKGKPGKPKYVHMGANHPYPNAPKAAGEALATELGFEVLPPLVFALSPGDYSSQCLSLKSSGANYAYLGNTPQSNVSVLKACKAAGVDVQFLGNVWGMDEAGAKAAGDAADGVVFPLRTAVSWGGDAPGMKTVMEISKMSDPTGKVYRPVHYIAAVCSALYMKEALDWAAKNGGATGENVAKGFYQKKDWVPAGMEGVCNPSTWTEKDHRGTMKVDLYRSKVSGATDGDINDLMGKGTIKLEKVKSVELPRKPEWFGW, encoded by the coding sequence ATGAAGACAAAATCCCTTTTGAGCACCGCCTCGCTCGCGTTTGCGATTGCGGCCTTTTCGGCCGGCGCGCAGGCGCAGATCGTGATCGGCCATCTCGAAGACCGCTCGGGTGGCACCGCCGACGTCGGCACGCCGTTCGGCCAGGCCGTCGCCGACACCTTCGCCTGGGTCAACAAGAATGGCGGCGTCGGCGGCAAGCAGCTCAACGTCGACACCAACGACTACGGCTATCAGGTGCCGCGCGCGATCGCGCTCTACAAGAAGTGGTCGGCGCCTGACAGCAAGGTCGCGGCGATCATGGGCTGGGGCACGGCGGACACCGAGGCGCTGACCGGCTTCCTCGCGCAGGATAAGATCCCCGACATGTCCGGCTCCTACGCGGCTGCGCTCTCCGATCCCGAAGGCACCAGCGGCAAGGCCAAGCCCGCGCCCTATAATTTCTTCTACGGTCCGACCTATTCAGATGCGCTGCGCGCGATGCTGATGTGGGCGGCCGACGATTGGAAGGCCAAGGGCAAGCCGGGCAAGCCGAAATACGTCCATATGGGCGCCAATCATCCCTACCCCAACGCGCCAAAGGCCGCCGGCGAGGCGCTCGCCACCGAGCTCGGCTTCGAGGTGCTGCCGCCGCTGGTGTTCGCATTGAGCCCCGGCGACTACAGCAGCCAGTGTCTCAGCCTGAAGAGCTCGGGGGCAAACTACGCTTATCTCGGTAATACGCCGCAATCCAACGTCTCGGTGCTGAAGGCGTGCAAGGCCGCGGGCGTGGACGTCCAGTTCCTCGGCAACGTCTGGGGCATGGACGAGGCCGGCGCCAAGGCGGCCGGCGACGCCGCCGATGGCGTGGTGTTTCCGCTGCGCACGGCAGTGAGCTGGGGCGGCGATGCGCCGGGCATGAAGACGGTGATGGAGATCTCGAAGATGTCCGACCCCACCGGCAAGGTCTATCGTCCCGTGCATTACATCGCGGCCGTCTGCTCGGCACTCTACATGAAGGAGGCGCTCGACTGGGCCGCCAAGAACGGCGGCGCTACCGGCGAAAACGTCGCCAAGGGCTTTTACCAGAAGAAGGACTGGGTGCCGGCCGGCATGGAAGGCGTCTGCAATCCCTCGACCTGGACCGAAAAGGACCACCGCGGGACCATGAAGGTCGATCTCTATCGCTCGAAGGTCTCCGGCGCGACCGACGGCGACATCAACGACCTCATGGGCAAAGGCACGATCAAGCTCGAGAAGGTCAAGTCGGTGGAGCTGCCGCGCAAGCCGGAATGGTTTGGGTGGTGA